The following are encoded together in the Syngnathus typhle isolate RoL2023-S1 ecotype Sweden linkage group LG5, RoL_Styp_1.0, whole genome shotgun sequence genome:
- the bmpr1ba gene encoding bone morphogenetic protein receptor type-1B isoform X2 — protein sequence MPVWGGSLPLSHSTARVLLLLLGLVCLDTSVHGNILDSMPLRASNKEAAADGGKESGRSASPTSSSQRQLLCHCIHHCPDDSINNTCRTDGYCFTMVEEDGDVPVFTAGCLALIGSEFQCRDEWSSRQQRTLECCTDEDYCNRKLHPTLPPLKPPFYVDGKIHHMALVISVTVCSIILAVIVVFCYFRYKRQVSRPRYTIGLEQDETYIPPGESLKDLMEQSLSSGSGSGLPLLVQRTIAKQIQMVTQIGKGRYGEVRMGRWRGETVAVKVFFTTEEASWFRETEIYQTGLMRHENILGFIAADIKGTGSWTELYLITDYHESGSLYDYLKSTTLDSKAMLRLAYSAVSGLCHLHTEIFGTQGKPAIAHRDLKSKNILVKRNGACCVADLGLAVKFISDTNEVDIPPNTRVGTKRYMPPEVLDETLNRTHFQSYIMADMYSFGLILWEIARRCLSGGIVEEYQLPYHDLVPSDPSYEDMREVVCIKRQRPSFPNRWSSDECLRQMGKLMSECWAHNPASRLTALRVKKTLAKMSESQDIKL from the exons ATGCCAGTGTGGGGAGGAAGTCTGCCTCTCAGCCACAGCACTGCCCGTGTACTACTACTACTCCTCGGACTCGTCTGTCTGGATACGTCGGTGCACG GCAACATCTTGGACAGCATGCCGCTTCGAGCATCCAATAAGGAGGCAGCGGCGGATGGCGGGAAGGAGAGCGGCCGAAGTGCCTCCCCCACTTCCTCGTCGCAGCGACAGCTTTTGTGTCACTGCATCCACCACTGTCCGGACGACTCCATCAACAACACGTGCAG AACCGACGGCTACTGTTTCACCATGGTGGAGGAAGACGGGGACGTTCCGGTCTTCACTGCAGGTTGTCTGGCGCTCATCGGGTCCGAGTTTCAGTGTCGA GACGaatggagctcgcgccaacagAGGACATTGGAATGCTGCACAGATGAAGATTACTGCAACCGAAAGCTTCATCCCACTCTGCCGCCTCTCAAGCCGCCTT TCTACGTTGATGGAAAGATCCACCACATGGCCTTGGTGATCTCCGTCACTGTCTGTAGCATCATTCTGGCTGTTATCGTTGTCTTCTGCTACTTCAG atATAAGCGCCAGGTGTCTCGTCCTCGTTACACCATCGGCCTCGAGCAAGATGAGACCTACATTCCTCCCGGAGAGTCCCTGAAAGATTTGATGGAGCAGTCGCTGAGCTCTGGTTCAGGCTCAGGGCTCCCCCTGCTG GTGCAGCGAACGATCGCCAAGCAGATCCAGATGGTGACGCAAATCGGCAAAGGCCGCTACGGCGAGGTGCGCATGGGTCGCTGGCGAGGGGAGACGGTGGCAGTTAAAGTCTTTTTCACCACCGAGGAGGCCAGTTGGTTCCGTGAAACCGAGATCTACCAGACGGGCCTCATGAGGCACGAGAACATACTGG GATTCATCGCGGCGGACATCAAAGGGACCGGCTCATGGACGGAGCTCTACCTGATCACAGACTACCACGAAAGCGGCTCGCTGTACGACTACCTCAAATCCACCACGCTGGACAGCAAGGCCATGCTGCGTCTGGCCTACTCGGCCGTCTCGGGCCTGTGCCACCTCCACACGGAGATATTCGGCACGCAGGGGAAGCCCGCCATCGCCCACCGTGACCTGAAGAGCAAGAACATCTTGGTCAAGAGGAACGGCGCGTGCTGCGTCGCCGACCTGGGTCTCGCCGTCAAGTTCATCAG CGACACCAATGAGGTGGACATCCCCCCCAATACCCGAGTGGGCACCAAGCGCTACATGCCCCCCGAGGTTCTGGACGAGACCCTGAACAGGACTCACTTCCAGTCGTACATCATGGCCGACATGTACAGTTTCGGACTCATCCTGTGGGAGATCGCCCGCCGCTGTCTGTCAGGAG GCATCGTGGAAGAGTACCAGCTGCCCTACCACGACTTGGTCCCGAGCGACCCATCATACGAGGACATGCGCGAGGTGGTCTGCATCAAGAGACAACGTCCCTCCTTCCCCAATCGATGGAGCAGCGATGAG TGTTTGCGTCAGATGGGAAAGCTGATGAGCGAGTGTTGGGCTCATAATCCGGCGTCTCGCCTCACGGCTCTGCGGGTGAAAAAAACCTTGGCCAAGATGTCGGAATCGCAAGATATCAAGTTGTGA
- the bmpr1ba gene encoding bone morphogenetic protein receptor type-1B isoform X1, translating into MPVWGGSLPLSHSTARVLLLLLGLVCLDTSVHGNILDSMPLRASNKEAAADGGKESGRSASPTSSSQRQLLCHCIHHCPDDSINNTCRTDGYCFTMVEEDGDVPVFTAGCLALIGSEFQCRDEWSSRQQRTLECCTDEDYCNRKLHPTLPPLKPPFYVDGKIHHMALVISVTVCSIILAVIVVFCYFRYKRQVSRPRYTIGLEQDETYIPPGESLKDLMEQSLSSGSGSGLPLLVQRTIAKQIQMVTQIGKGRYGEVRMGRWRGETVAVKVFFTTEEASWFRETEIYQTGLMRHENILGFIAADIKGTGSWTELYLITDYHESGSLYDYLKSTTLDSKAMLRLAYSAVSGLCHLHTEIFGTQGKPAIAHRDLKSKNILVKRNGACCVADLGLAVKFISDTNEVDIPPNTRVGTKRYMPPEVLDETLNRTHFQSYIMADMYSFGLILWEIARRCLSGDFSKMPAFHVGEGIVEEYQLPYHDLVPSDPSYEDMREVVCIKRQRPSFPNRWSSDECLRQMGKLMSECWAHNPASRLTALRVKKTLAKMSESQDIKL; encoded by the exons ATGCCAGTGTGGGGAGGAAGTCTGCCTCTCAGCCACAGCACTGCCCGTGTACTACTACTACTCCTCGGACTCGTCTGTCTGGATACGTCGGTGCACG GCAACATCTTGGACAGCATGCCGCTTCGAGCATCCAATAAGGAGGCAGCGGCGGATGGCGGGAAGGAGAGCGGCCGAAGTGCCTCCCCCACTTCCTCGTCGCAGCGACAGCTTTTGTGTCACTGCATCCACCACTGTCCGGACGACTCCATCAACAACACGTGCAG AACCGACGGCTACTGTTTCACCATGGTGGAGGAAGACGGGGACGTTCCGGTCTTCACTGCAGGTTGTCTGGCGCTCATCGGGTCCGAGTTTCAGTGTCGA GACGaatggagctcgcgccaacagAGGACATTGGAATGCTGCACAGATGAAGATTACTGCAACCGAAAGCTTCATCCCACTCTGCCGCCTCTCAAGCCGCCTT TCTACGTTGATGGAAAGATCCACCACATGGCCTTGGTGATCTCCGTCACTGTCTGTAGCATCATTCTGGCTGTTATCGTTGTCTTCTGCTACTTCAG atATAAGCGCCAGGTGTCTCGTCCTCGTTACACCATCGGCCTCGAGCAAGATGAGACCTACATTCCTCCCGGAGAGTCCCTGAAAGATTTGATGGAGCAGTCGCTGAGCTCTGGTTCAGGCTCAGGGCTCCCCCTGCTG GTGCAGCGAACGATCGCCAAGCAGATCCAGATGGTGACGCAAATCGGCAAAGGCCGCTACGGCGAGGTGCGCATGGGTCGCTGGCGAGGGGAGACGGTGGCAGTTAAAGTCTTTTTCACCACCGAGGAGGCCAGTTGGTTCCGTGAAACCGAGATCTACCAGACGGGCCTCATGAGGCACGAGAACATACTGG GATTCATCGCGGCGGACATCAAAGGGACCGGCTCATGGACGGAGCTCTACCTGATCACAGACTACCACGAAAGCGGCTCGCTGTACGACTACCTCAAATCCACCACGCTGGACAGCAAGGCCATGCTGCGTCTGGCCTACTCGGCCGTCTCGGGCCTGTGCCACCTCCACACGGAGATATTCGGCACGCAGGGGAAGCCCGCCATCGCCCACCGTGACCTGAAGAGCAAGAACATCTTGGTCAAGAGGAACGGCGCGTGCTGCGTCGCCGACCTGGGTCTCGCCGTCAAGTTCATCAG CGACACCAATGAGGTGGACATCCCCCCCAATACCCGAGTGGGCACCAAGCGCTACATGCCCCCCGAGGTTCTGGACGAGACCCTGAACAGGACTCACTTCCAGTCGTACATCATGGCCGACATGTACAGTTTCGGACTCATCCTGTGGGAGATCGCCCGCCGCTGTCTGTCAGGAG ACTTCTCAAAAATGCCGGCTTTTCATGTGGGTGAAGGCATCGTGGAAGAGTACCAGCTGCCCTACCACGACTTGGTCCCGAGCGACCCATCATACGAGGACATGCGCGAGGTGGTCTGCATCAAGAGACAACGTCCCTCCTTCCCCAATCGATGGAGCAGCGATGAG TGTTTGCGTCAGATGGGAAAGCTGATGAGCGAGTGTTGGGCTCATAATCCGGCGTCTCGCCTCACGGCTCTGCGGGTGAAAAAAACCTTGGCCAAGATGTCGGAATCGCAAGATATCAAGTTGTGA